The following coding sequences lie in one Nocardioides sambongensis genomic window:
- a CDS encoding 1-deoxy-D-xylulose-5-phosphate reductoisomerase — translation MPGVRDVVILGSTGSIGTQALDLVRSNPDRFRVVGLTAGGGNPDLFAAQVEEFAPAFHGLGEDASVEAAGSGCDVVLNGITGAVGLRPTLAALDAGNTLALANKESLVMGGPLVLERAAPGQIVPVDSEHSALAQCLRGGSPDEVRRLVLTASGGPFRGRSRAELAAVTPEQAMAHPTWDMGPVITINSATLVNKGLEVIEAHLLFGIPYDRIEVVVHPTSVVHSMVEFVDGSTLVQASPPTMLIPIALGLAWPDRVPDAAPSVDWTRAETWEFTPLDDEAFPAVSLAREAGRRGGSAPAVYNAANEVCVAAFRDGALDFPGIVAVVADVVTAHDVRSGEELTLEGVLAADRWARETATTLIHTR, via the coding sequence ATGCCGGGCGTGAGAGACGTCGTCATCCTCGGCTCCACCGGCTCGATCGGCACCCAGGCCCTGGACCTGGTGCGGAGCAACCCGGACCGCTTCCGCGTGGTCGGGCTCACCGCCGGTGGCGGCAACCCGGACCTGTTCGCCGCGCAGGTCGAGGAGTTCGCGCCCGCCTTCCACGGGCTGGGCGAGGACGCCAGCGTCGAGGCCGCCGGGTCCGGGTGCGACGTCGTGCTCAACGGCATCACCGGCGCCGTCGGACTGCGCCCCACCCTGGCCGCCCTCGACGCCGGCAACACGTTGGCGCTGGCCAACAAGGAGTCGCTGGTGATGGGAGGTCCGCTGGTGCTGGAGCGCGCGGCACCCGGCCAGATCGTGCCGGTCGACTCCGAGCACAGCGCGCTGGCCCAGTGCCTGCGCGGCGGCTCCCCGGACGAGGTACGACGCCTGGTGCTCACCGCGAGCGGCGGACCGTTCCGCGGCCGGAGCCGCGCGGAGCTCGCCGCGGTCACGCCCGAGCAGGCCATGGCCCACCCGACCTGGGACATGGGGCCGGTGATCACCATCAACTCCGCGACGCTGGTCAACAAGGGGCTGGAGGTGATCGAGGCGCACCTGCTCTTCGGCATCCCCTACGACCGGATCGAGGTCGTGGTGCACCCGACCAGCGTGGTCCACTCGATGGTGGAGTTCGTCGACGGCTCGACGCTGGTCCAGGCCAGCCCACCGACGATGCTGATCCCGATCGCGCTCGGTCTGGCCTGGCCGGACCGGGTCCCCGACGCCGCGCCGTCGGTGGACTGGACCCGGGCCGAGACCTGGGAGTTCACCCCGCTCGACGACGAGGCGTTCCCGGCCGTCTCGCTGGCCCGGGAGGCGGGGAGGCGGGGCGGCAGCGCGCCGGCGGTCTACAACGCGGCCAACGAGGTGTGCGTCGCGGCCTTCCGCGACGGTGCGCTCGACTTCCCGGGGATCGTCGCCGTTGTGGCGGACGTGGTGACGGCCCACGACGTACGCTCTGGGGAGGAGCTCACCCTGGAAGGTGTGCTCGCTGCCGACCGGTGGGCTCGGGAGACCGCGACCACCCTGATCCACACGCGTTGA